A region of the Acidimicrobiales bacterium genome:
TGTCCGGTCAGGCCGGCGCCCTGCGCCTGGGCATCGCCCGGGCCATGGCCGAGCTGGAGCCCGACCTGCGGGAGCCGCTCAAGCGGGCCGGCCTGCTCACCCGTGACCCCCGTAAGAAGGAGTCCAAGAAGTACGGACTCAAGAAGGCGCGCAAGGCCCCTCAGTACTCGAAGCGCTAAGGCCGCATGCGCCTGGCCTTCGGAACCGACGGGGTCCGCGGGGTCGCCAACTCCGAGCTGTCCCCGGAGCTGGCGCTGGCCATCGGCCGCGCCGCCGCCCGCATCCTCGGGCGGGACACCTTCCTGGTAGGGCGGGACACCCGCCGCTCCGGTCCGTTGCTGCAGGCCGCCTTCTCGGCCGGGCTGGCCTCGGAGGGCGCCGACGTTGTCGACCTGGGCGTGATCCCCACGCCCGGCGTGGCCTGCATCGCGGCGCGTCGAGGCCTGCCGGCGGCGGTCATCTCCGCCTCCCACAACCCCTTCCCCGACAACGGG
Encoded here:
- the rpsI gene encoding 30S ribosomal protein S9, with translation SGQAGALRLGIARAMAELEPDLREPLKRAGLLTRDPRKKESKKYGLKKARKAPQYSKR